Genomic DNA from Longimicrobiaceae bacterium:
GAGCTGAACGTGCGCCGCGTGGAGTTCATGCACGCGGCCGAGGAGCTGGTCACGTTCTCCGCCCGGCCGAACTTCAAGACCGTCGGCAAGGTGCACGGCAAGAACACGCAGGCCGCCGCCGCGGCCATCCGCGACCTCTCCTCGGCCGACCTCGCGCGGTTCCGCAAGGGCGAGGAGGTGACGTACGACGTCGCCGGGACGAGCTTCGCGCTCGCATCTACCGACCTCGACATCGTGCAGACGGCGACGGGCGACTTCGCGGTGGAGTCCGAGGGCGGCTTCACCGTCGCGCTCGACCCCACGATCACGCCGGAGCTGCGCGCGGAGGGCTTGGCGCGCGAGGTGGTGAACCGCGTGCAGAAGCTGCGGAAGGACAGCGGGCTGGAGGTCTCGGACCGCATCCGCCTCGGCGTGGGCGGAGACGACGAGCTTCAGGCTGCGCTCGGGCCGTGGCGCGATTTCATCGGCAGCGAGACGCTGGGGGTGGAGGTCGCGATCGGCGGCGCGCCGCTGGCGGCGGACGGGTACGAGCACACGCGCGACGTAGACCTGGACGGGGTGGCCGCCAGCATCGGCATCTCCCGGAGCGCCTGAGATGAACCAATCACGGGAAGAAGCGATGCACGACGAGACGCTGGACCGCTCCGACGCCGTGCCCGCGCGGACGGTCGCCCCCGCCCCCGCGGCCGAGGGCGACACCGCGCGCAAGGCGATGCTGTACGCGGGCATCGTGGCGCTGGTGATCGTGCTGGACATCTGGACGAAGCGCATGGTGGAGGAGTCGCTGCGGCTGTACGACCCCGTGCCCGTGCTGGGCGACGACTTCTTCCGGCTGACGTACATCTTCAACCGCGGCGCGGCCTTCGGGCTGCACCTGGGCGACAGCTCGCGCTACATCTTCATGGGCCTGGCTGTCGTCGCCGTCGTCTTCCTCCTCTACATGTACCGCAACACGCCATGGAGCGACCGGCTGCGGCTGGTCGCCATCGCCTCCGTTACCGGCGGGGCTATCGGCAACCTGATCGACCGCGTGCGGTCCGCGCGGGGCGTGGTCGACTTCCTGGACTTCGGCGTCGGCACCGTGCGCTGGCCGGTGTTCAACGTGGCCGACATCGCGGTCACGGTCGGCGCCATCCTGCTCGCCATCTCCCTTTGGCGCGAAGAGCAGAACCACGAGCGAGAGGGACACGTTGGCCGCTGAACCCGAGCAGCACCTGGACCTGGTAGCCGGCGAGGACGCCGGAGACGGACGCCTGGACGCGTGGCTGGCCGAGCACGCGGGCCTGTCGCGCAACCGCGCCGTGCAGCTCATCGACGAGGGGCGCGTGCTGGTGAACGGCGCCGTGCTGCGCAAGAAGGACAAGCCGCAGCCGGGCGACCGAATCGAGGTGCACCTGCCCGCGCCCGAGCCGTCGCACATCGGCGCGGAAGACATCGCGCTCGCCATCGTCTACCAGGACGACGACCTGCTGGTGATCGACAAGCCGGCGGGCATGGTCGTGCATCCGGCCGTGGGCAACCGGACGGGGACAATGGTGAACGCGCTGCTGCACGCGGTCACCGACCTATCCGGCATAGGCGGGGTGCTGCGGCCGGGCATCGTCCACCGGCTCGACAAGGACACCAGCGGCCTGCTGGTCGTGGCCAAGAACGACGAGGCGCACCGGTTCCTGGCCGAGGCGCTGAAGCGCCGCGACCTGAAGCGCGCCTACCTGACCGCGGCGTGGGGGCACCTGGCGCAGGACGCGATCACGGTGGACGCGCCCATCGGCCGGCACCCGAACGAGCGCAAGCGCATGGCCGTGATCGAGGGCGGGCGGCGCGCGGTGACGCACTTCCGGCGGCTGGAGAAGTGGCGCTCGGCAGATCTCGTCCGTGCCGAGCTGGACACCGGGCGGACGCACCAGATCCGCGTCCATCTCCTCTCTCTCGGCCACCCCGTGGTGGGCGACGCGCTGTACGCCGCGGGATGGGCGCGGGGCGTGGCCGGGCAGGAGCGCCCGTGGACGCAGGCGCTGGACCGGCGGGTGCCGCGGCAGTTCCTGCACGCGGCCGAGCTGAGCTTCCCGCACCCCCGTACGGGAGCGGCGATGAGCTTCGCCAGCCCCCTGCCGCCGGACCTGGCGGCGGCGGCCGAATGGGCACGCGGCGGGGGGCGGGCGGTTTCTTGACCCCGCCGGGGGCGTCCGCTATACTGGTCCGCTCACTCCCAGAGCGAGACCCTTCCGGAATGGCGATGCCCCCCACCGACACCTCCAACGTTTCCGCGGGGGCGCCCGAAGCCGGCGCCGCGCTGGAGCGGATGGTCCTGTTCGCGGTGGGCGAGCACCGTTTCGGCATTCCCATCGACCGCATCCGCGAGATCATCCCGGCGCGGCCGTACACGCCGCTGCCCGGCGCCGAGGCGTTCGTGTGCGGGCTCATCAACCTGCGCGGACGCATCGTCACGGTCGTGGACCTGGGCGCGCGCCTGGGGCTGGCCCCCGCCGCCTCCCACCCCGACCACAGCATCGTCATCGTGGAGCGGGCGGGGAAGCCGGTGGGGCTGGCCGTGCAGGAGGTCGACCGCATCGTGGCCGCAGACGCGGCGTCGCTGGCCGGCTCGGCCGAGACGCTGCGGTCGCTGCGCATGGACCGCGCGTACCTCAAGGGCCTGGGCGAGGCCGGCGACACGCTCTTCGTGGCGATCGACCCGGACGAGATCCTGGGCCCCATCCTCGTATGAACACCAACCGTTGGCGGACCCGCTCCACCACGTACACTCCGGAGGCTTGATGAGTCAGACCGTGCTGATCTGCGACGATGCCATCTTCATGCGTACCATGATCGGCGACATCCTCACCCAGGCCGGCTTCCAGATCGTGGGCGAGGCCGAGACGGGCCTGCAGGCGGTGGAGAAGTACCGCCAGCACAAGCCCGACCTGGTGACCATGGACATCGTGATGCCCGACATGGGCGGCATCGACGCGGTCCGCGAGATCGTCAAGGAAGACCCGTCGGCCAAGATCCTCATGTGCAGCGCCATGGGCCAGCAGGCGCTGGTGATCGAGGCGATCCAGGCCGGCGCCCGCGACTTCGTGGTGAAGCCGTTCCAGCCGTCGCGCGTGCTGGAAGCCGTGCAGCGCGTGCTGGGCTAAGGCCCCGCCCGCCGCCGCCGCGCGCCCCGCATGGAGCTGTCACAGTACGGGGAGCTCTTCCTCTCCGAGTCGCGCGAGCACCTTTCCGCGATCAACCACCTGCTGCTGGCGCTGGAGGCCGACCCCGGCTCGCGCGAGGGGGTGGAGGGCGTGTTCCGCGCGGTGCACACCATCAAGGGCATGTCGGCCACCATGGGCTACGGCGGCGTAGCCGACCTGGCCCACGAGATGGAGAACCTGCTGGACCGCATCCGCCAGGGCCGCGTGGCGGCGGGGGGCGACACGGTGGACCTGCTCTTCGCCGCGGCCGACGCGCTGGAGCGCGCCATCGACGTGGCGGTCTCGGACACGGAAGAGGCGGTGGAGTTCGGCCCCCTGCTCCGCCAGCTCCGCGCCGCCGCGGCCGCCCCCGGCGACGCCCCGGCAGCGGACGAGGGTTCGGGAGATGCGGGGCCGGCGGCCTTCCCCGCGGCTGGCGAGGAGGACGACGACGGCGAGGCGGTGGAGGGCGTGCTGCGCGTGCGGCTGGAGGTGAGCCGCGACTCGGCGCTGCCGGGCGTGCGGGCCTTCCTGGCCGTGCGCCGCGCGCGCGACCTGGGCGAGGTGAGCGAGCTGGAGCCCTCGGAGGCGGCGATGCAGGAGCCGGGCTTCGCGGGCTCCCTTCGCTTCCTGCTCCGCACCGGGCGCGAGGCCGACGAGGTCCGCGGCGCGTTCGGCGCCGTCGGCGAGCTGGCGGTCGTCTCCGTCGCCCAGCACCGCGTCGCCACGGCGATGGCGGACGACGGGTCCTCGGCCCCCCAGAACGGCGACGCCCGGCCCGACGGGCAGGCGCCCCGCGCGCGCAACATCCGCGTGGACCTGCGGCGGCTGGACGCGCTGATGAACGGCGTGGGCGAGCTGGTGATCGTGCGCGACCGCCTGCGCCGCCTCTCCGCCGGCACGGCGCCCGACCTGGCCGAGGCGGTGGACCAGGCGTCGCGCCTCATCGGCGAGCTGCAGGGCGAGATCATGCGGGCGCGCATGGCGCCGGTGTGGCAGGTCTTCGACCGCTTCCCGCGCCTGGTGCGCGACGCGGCGCGCCTGCTGGACAAGCGCGTGGAGTTCGTGATCGAGGGCAAGGAGATCGAGCTGGACCGCTCCATGCTCGACGAGATCGGCGACCCCCTCGTCCACCTCCTCCGCAACTCGCTGGACCACGGCATCGAGCCGCCGGCCGAGCGCCGCGCGAAGGGCAAGCCCGAGGCGGGAACGCTCACGCTGACCGCCGCGCGCGAGCGCAGCCGCATCATCATCCGCGTGGAAGACGACGGCCGCGGCATCCAGCGCGAAGGCGTGCTGCGGAAGGCCATCTCCACGGGCCTGATCGCCGCCGGCGAGGCCGAAGGGATGAGCGACGAGGAGGTCTACCGCCTCCTCACCCGCCCCGGCTTCAGCACGGCGGAGAAGATCACGGACGTGTCCGGCCGCGGCGTGGGGCTGGACGTGGTGGCGACGAGGGTGCGGGCGCTTGGCGGGCTGCTGGAGATCCAGAGCACACCGGGCGAGGGCACCGCCTTCACCCTCCAGCTCCCGCAGACGCTCGCCATCGTGCGCGCGCTGCTGGTGCGCCTGGGCGACGAGACGTACGCGCTGCCGCTCACGCACGTGGGCGAGACGGTGCACCTGGACCCGGCGGAGATCGGCACCGTGAAGGGCCGCCCGGTCGCCATGCTGCGCGACGAGGTGATGCCCCTCCTCTCGCTCCGGGCCGTCCTTAGCCAGGGCTCGTCCGGCGCCGCATCCGCCGCATCGCCCTCCGGCCCCCCTTCGGCGGACGCGAATGCGCGGAGCGGCGCTTCCGCCAGCGGGTCGGGATCGAACGGGACCGCAGCGAACGGCGCGCTGTCGAACGGGCGGCGGGCCGCGGTGATCCTGGAGGTGGGCGAGCAGCGGATCGGGCTGGAGGTGGACCGGCTGCTCGGCCAGCAGGAGATCGTGGTGAAGAGCTTCGACGGGACCACGGGGATGCTGCGCGTCTTCTCGGGCGCCACGATCCTCTCCGACGGGCGGCCGGCGCTGATCCTGGATGCGGGGAGCGTGGTGGCTGGGGCGGACTGAGGCGCGGACGCCCGCTCCCGCTCGCTTAGGCTCGCACCCTCCCCCGCAAGCGGGAGAGGGTTGTCGGATGCGAGGGATCTCTGGTCGCGGCGGGCGTTGGTTCGAGTGAATCGCTCGCATCGCGAGGAGTCCATCTCACCCTCCCCCAGGCGGTTTTGGGGGAGGGTCGGCGAGCCTGAGCGAGCCGGGGAGGGGGCCCTGCCGGTCATCTCCCGTGTCCGTAGCGGCGGTCCGTTGGCGACGAGATGGGCCCGGTTGGAAAGATGGTGCGAAGTGCAGGCGTCACGTGCAGGCGTACGATCCCAGGCGACCCTTGAGGCGATCCGGCCGATGATAGACCTACGCGACTTGCAAGAGATCCAGCTCGACGCGCTGCGCGAGGTGTCGAACATGGGGGCGGGGCACGCCGCCACGGCGCTCTCGCAGATGACGAAGAGCCGTATCATGATCAACGTTCCCCGGCTGGCCGTGTCGCGGCTGGAGGACGTGCCCGAGCTGCTCGCCAACCCCGAGGAGGTGGTGGCGGCGGTGCTCATGCACATGCTGGGTGACCTGACGGGGCGCACGCTGCTCATCTTCCCCCGCAACTCGGCCATGCGGCTCAGCGAGATCCTGCTGCACCGGCCGGCGGGGAGCAGCCACGTGTTCGGCGAGCTGGAGCAGAGCGCCATCAAGGAGGCGGGCAACATCCTCTCGGCCGCCTACATGAACGCGCTGGCCGACTTCATGGGGCTGATGCTGCTGCCCAGCGTGCCGTCGCTGGTGATCGACCTGTGCGCGGCCGTGCTCACCACCACGTACACCAACTTCGGGCACGAGCGCGACTACGTGTTCTGCATCCAGACGCAGTTTCAGATGGACGGCGACGAGGAGAGCGTGCAGGGGCACTTCCTGCTCCTCCCGGACGTGGAGTCGCTGCAGATCATCCTCCAGAACATCCGCCTTGCCTGACCCTTCGGAGCACCCGGCGCCGGCCGCGGCGCCCCGCCCCGCCCACTCGGAGCGCGACCTCCGGATCCTCCGCAGCTTCGCGCAGCGCGTGGACGCGGCGGATGCGGGCGCGCACAACAACCTGGGGGTCCTGTACTTCAACAAGGGCCTCTACGAGGAGGCGATCGTCCAGTTCCAGCGCGCGCTCGCCATCGACCCCAAGATGCAGGTGGCGCAGCGGAACCTGGAGATCGCCTACTTCAACACGGGCTGGTACGACCGCACCATCGCCGAGCTGCGCGAGCGCCTGCGCGAGGACCCGGGCGACGCCGACGCGCGCACCCGTTTGGCCCAGGCGTACCTGAACACGGGCGACACCGCGGGCGCCGTGGCCGAGCTGCGCCGCGTGCTGGCGCACCAGCCGGACGACATCGGGACGCTGATCCAGATCGGTCAGGCGGAGAAGGCGGGCGGCAACTTCGAGGCGGCGCTGGAGTGGTTCGGACGCGCGCTGGCGGCCGACCCGGACAGCGCCGTGCTGCGCTTCTACGTGGGCGAGCTCTACTACAACCTG
This window encodes:
- a CDS encoding chemotaxis protein CheA → MELSQYGELFLSESREHLSAINHLLLALEADPGSREGVEGVFRAVHTIKGMSATMGYGGVADLAHEMENLLDRIRQGRVAAGGDTVDLLFAAADALERAIDVAVSDTEEAVEFGPLLRQLRAAAAAPGDAPAADEGSGDAGPAAFPAAGEEDDDGEAVEGVLRVRLEVSRDSALPGVRAFLAVRRARDLGEVSELEPSEAAMQEPGFAGSLRFLLRTGREADEVRGAFGAVGELAVVSVAQHRVATAMADDGSSAPQNGDARPDGQAPRARNIRVDLRRLDALMNGVGELVIVRDRLRRLSAGTAPDLAEAVDQASRLIGELQGEIMRARMAPVWQVFDRFPRLVRDAARLLDKRVEFVIEGKEIELDRSMLDEIGDPLVHLLRNSLDHGIEPPAERRAKGKPEAGTLTLTAARERSRIIIRVEDDGRGIQREGVLRKAISTGLIAAGEAEGMSDEEVYRLLTRPGFSTAEKITDVSGRGVGLDVVATRVRALGGLLEIQSTPGEGTAFTLQLPQTLAIVRALLVRLGDETYALPLTHVGETVHLDPAEIGTVKGRPVAMLRDEVMPLLSLRAVLSQGSSGAASAASPSGPPSADANARSGASASGSGSNGTAANGALSNGRRAAVILEVGEQRIGLEVDRLLGQQEIVVKSFDGTTGMLRVFSGATILSDGRPALILDAGSVVAGAD
- the lspA gene encoding signal peptidase II yields the protein MNQSREEAMHDETLDRSDAVPARTVAPAPAAEGDTARKAMLYAGIVALVIVLDIWTKRMVEESLRLYDPVPVLGDDFFRLTYIFNRGAAFGLHLGDSSRYIFMGLAVVAVVFLLYMYRNTPWSDRLRLVAIASVTGGAIGNLIDRVRSARGVVDFLDFGVGTVRWPVFNVADIAVTVGAILLAISLWREEQNHEREGHVGR
- a CDS encoding chemotaxis protein CheW, with amino-acid sequence MPPTDTSNVSAGAPEAGAALERMVLFAVGEHRFGIPIDRIREIIPARPYTPLPGAEAFVCGLINLRGRIVTVVDLGARLGLAPAASHPDHSIVIVERAGKPVGLAVQEVDRIVAADAASLAGSAETLRSLRMDRAYLKGLGEAGDTLFVAIDPDEILGPILV
- a CDS encoding RluA family pseudouridine synthase, producing the protein MAAEPEQHLDLVAGEDAGDGRLDAWLAEHAGLSRNRAVQLIDEGRVLVNGAVLRKKDKPQPGDRIEVHLPAPEPSHIGAEDIALAIVYQDDDLLVIDKPAGMVVHPAVGNRTGTMVNALLHAVTDLSGIGGVLRPGIVHRLDKDTSGLLVVAKNDEAHRFLAEALKRRDLKRAYLTAAWGHLAQDAITVDAPIGRHPNERKRMAVIEGGRRAVTHFRRLEKWRSADLVRAELDTGRTHQIRVHLLSLGHPVVGDALYAAGWARGVAGQERPWTQALDRRVPRQFLHAAELSFPHPRTGAAMSFASPLPPDLAAAAEWARGGGRAVS
- a CDS encoding response regulator → MSQTVLICDDAIFMRTMIGDILTQAGFQIVGEAETGLQAVEKYRQHKPDLVTMDIVMPDMGGIDAVREIVKEDPSAKILMCSAMGQQALVIEAIQAGARDFVVKPFQPSRVLEAVQRVLG
- a CDS encoding chemotaxis protein CheC, which codes for MIDLRDLQEIQLDALREVSNMGAGHAATALSQMTKSRIMINVPRLAVSRLEDVPELLANPEEVVAAVLMHMLGDLTGRTLLIFPRNSAMRLSEILLHRPAGSSHVFGELEQSAIKEAGNILSAAYMNALADFMGLMLLPSVPSLVIDLCAAVLTTTYTNFGHERDYVFCIQTQFQMDGDEESVQGHFLLLPDVESLQIILQNIRLA